From the genome of Candidatus Zixiibacteriota bacterium:
TGCTGCAACACCCGATCCGGGAGATCAGCCTCAAGGCGCTGCATGCGCTGGGACAGGTCGGCTCGGCCGCGGATTACCCCTATGCCGAAGACTACTTCCTCAAAAACGTGACCGACCGCACCGCCATCCTGCCGGTCCTGATCAAGCTCGACAAGCAGCGCAGCCTGACCTTCCTGGCCCAGATTCTGCTCGGCGAATCCCAGGCCTATCACAAATTGTTCTCCAAACCCGACGAAGATTTGAACGAGTTGATCGTCAAGACGTTTATTATGTTGAGATCGGTCATCTTTGACGACATTCTGCGCAAATACGTCAAGCAGAGCACGCGTTCTCTCTTTGGGCAGCTCCGCAAAATGGAGTCGGTGAAGCTCGCCGAACGCTATCTGAAGACCGTCGCTACGACCGAATAACGGATGCTCAAACCACGATTCGTGCTTCTCATCGCCGCGCTGTTGGTCAGTCTCAGCGGCGCGCAGGCGCAATTCTACTTCGGGAAAAACAAGGTACAATACCAGCCGTTCGCGTGGAAGGTGCTGCAGACCGACCACTTCCGCATCTATTTCTACGACCAGGAAAGCGGTCTGGCGGAAATCGCGGCGGCCGCCGCCGAAGGCTCCTACGACCACCTCGCCGACAAGTTCAATTTCCACATCTTTCGCAAAATCCCGTTAATCATCTATAGCGCGCCCACGTTCTTCACCCAGACCAATGTGACGCCGACCCTGCTGCCGGAAAGCGTAGCCGGCTTCACGGAATTCTTCAAGGGTCGGATGGTCGTGCCGTTCTCCGGCTCGATCGCTGACTTCCAGCGTGTGGTGCGGCACGAGCTGGTCCACGTCTTCACTTTTGACAAAATTCAGTCGGTCATGTCGCAATACCGCAAGATGAGTTACTACGGGCCGCCGCTCTGGTTCACCGAAGGCTTGGCCGAGTTTTGGTCGCGCGAGTGGGATTCGGAGGCCGACATGGTGTTGGCCGATATGGCGCTCGAGGGCACGCTCCGGCCGATTCACGAACTCGAGTACCTCTCCGGTTCGTTCTTCATGTACAAGTACGGCGAATCGTTCTGCCACTACGTCGCCGAAACTTACGGCGAAGACAAATTGCAAATGATCTTCGAGAACTGGTGGAAGGCCGGCACCTTCCGCCAGCTCTTCAAGCTGACCGTAGGGAAGTCGCTCGAAGACGTCGGCAGCGAGTGGGTCTACCATCTCAAGAAACGTTATTTTCCCGACCTGAAGACGGCTGACCTGCCCGCCAAGACGACTAGCTCTGTCACCGAGAAACAGTTTGCGGTCAAGCCCGTGCCGCTCAATATCGAGTATCGCGGGGCCGACGATTGGGTCGCCTACAAAGCCAACAAGCTCGGCTATTCCGGGATTTATATGCGTTCGCCGTCGCGCGGCGAAGAAATCACGCTGGTCAAGGGTGAACGCTCACCCGGTTTCGAGTCGCTGCACTTGCTCCAGTCGCGCATCTCGGCTTCCCGCGATGGTCGCATTGCGTTCGTTTCCAAACGCTACGAGCGCGACGTGCTCTACATCTATGATGTCTTCTCGCAGGGGATCGTCCAGACCTTTGAGTTTCCGCGGCTCTACCAGTTGGTCTCGCCCTCCTGGTCCGAGGACAACCGGCGCTTGGTCTTTGCCGGCGCTACGTATGGCGGGTTTCACGATCTTTACATACTCAATCTGCAAGACTCGTCGCTGACGCGCTTGACGAACGACATCTACTTTGACACCGAGCCGATCTTTGCCGGCAATGACGTGATTTTCGCGTCCGACCGTGGCAATTATGGCTATGAAGGCTATACCAACCTTTTCCGCTTTAGCGCCGGCGACTCGGTGATTACGCCGCTAACCTATGGCCGCTTCAACGATCGCTCCCCCAGCCTGACGGCCGACGGTGTTCTCTTTTCTTCCGATCGCGGCGGATTCGCCAACATCTACCTGCTCGACGGCGCTGGCCAGCTCCGCCAAGTGACCTCGTTTGCGACCGGCGCCTTCGACCCGGTCCTGGCCGGTGATCGCCTGATGTTCTCCGGCTACCAGAATTTCAGCTTCAGCATCTATGCGGCGCCATTCGACACCACCGGGCTGCCGACGATGCCGCTCCCGGAAGCACAGTATTCGGCCTGGAATCCCGACCGACTGGGGGGCGAAGAATCGACCGGTGTTCTCGACTACGCCAATGAGTTCTCGTTCGACGTCGCACAATCAGCCATCGCCTACGATGCCGTCTACGGTACCATCGGCGGCTTTCAGGCAGTCTTCTCCGACATGCTGGGCGATAAGCTATACTATATCCTGCTTTCGAACACCGCCGACACCAAGAACGACCTGCTCAAATCGTTCAACTTCGGCGTCACCTACATCAACAAGACGCATCGCATCAACTACGGAGTCGGCGCCTACCATCTCTTCGACGAGCACTACGACGACTACGAGGGCTACTATGACGAGCGCCAAAGCGGCGTGCAAGGGTTGGTGTCGTATCCGCTTTCCAAGTTTTCGCGCGTTGAGACCTCGGCTTTCCTGCGTCACTCTTTCAAAGAGAAGCCGCTCTTTCGTGAGTCGCGCCACGCGATCCTGATGACCAATTATGCCTCGGTGGTTCACGACAATTCTCTCTGGGATATCTCCGGACCGATCGACGGCATCCGCGCCAATGCCACCGTCGGCCTGACGACCGACTTCTATTCCGGCAAATTCTTTAATCGACTGATGTTCGTCGACCTGCGCAATTATCTGCGGATTCGCAAATACTCGGCATTCGCCACGCGCGCCTTCGGCTTCTGGTCCGCCGGCGACGAACCGCAGCGGATCTATCTCGGCGGCAGTTGGTCGTTGCGCGGCTACGAGCGCCGGGAATTTTACGCCCGCAAAGTCCTGCTGCTGTCGAACGAGTTGCGCTTTCCGTTGATCGACAATTTGTTCATCGGTTTTCCGTTTGGTCGCATGGGCTTTCAGGCTATTCGCGGCGCGCTTTTTGCCGACGTCGGCACCGGTTGGAACGATGAATTCGAACGCTTCTACGGGTCCTTCGGCGCCGGCGCGCGTGTGGCGCTCGGCTATATGGCCGTCCTGCGTTTCGACCTCTCCAAGAAGACCAACTTCGACACTTTCGAGCCCGGCCTAAAATTCGATTTCTTCTTCGGATGGAACTTCTGATCTTGGCGGCATGATCAACGGCAATTACATCGTCGTCGGATTTCTCATCCTGCTGGTCGCGATTGGCATTGCCGTCGCGATCTACAATCCGCAACCGCCGTCGCCAGTCGATGTGGCGATGGTTAAATTGACGGAATTGCATGACTCGGCCGGCTCAGTGTCGCGCGATTTTCTCCAGCAGTTGCCGCGCCCCCGCCTGGACGAATACATCGACATGCTGAATTATCAGATTCGCCTGCGCGACTCGTTGGCGGTGGCCACCGACACGGTGTCGCTCGCACGGCGCCGCTTCGCCGCCCAGGCGCGCGCGTCGCATCTCCTCGGCTACACCGACGCGCTGATGCTCGATACGCTCTATGTCGCGGCGCATGATCCGGCAACCTCCAGCGCAGAATGGAACGACCTCTGTGCGCGCTATCGTGAGCAGGTTGCGCAGTAGCATGTACCGCCGGCTGCTGCTCTTCGTCTGCGCACTGGCCGTCATCGCCGGCTGTGCGCCCCGCTTCAGTACCTTCAAGAACACCGCCCCGGCCACCGGATTCGTCCAGCACCGCGTCAACGCCAGCGGCAATGCCGTCCTGGAATCTGGCGCCGTGGCCATCGACACAATTCTGTTCGAGCGCAAACTTAACGGCGGCATGGCCGCACAAGTGGTCGGCAATCAACAATTTCTCGTCGTGCCGACTTTCAATAAGCGCATCTACTTCTTGAATCCGTCCACCGGCCGCGAGATCACCTCGCTTGAAACCGAATCAGCCGTCGGCTCGGCAGCGGCCGTGCAGCATGAACTGATCTATTTTGCCGAGGAATCGGGTTCCGATCAGGTCACCTGCTTCAATCTGGTCAACGGCAAGAAAGTCTGGTCGCTCAAAGTCGTCGATCCGCCCGGACCACCGATCATCAGCGGAGACGAGTTGTTTATCACCTCCCGAATCGGCAAAGTCATCTGCGCCAATCGCTGGACCGGGGTGGTTCAATGGGAGCAGGACTTGCACTGCCACTTCTATGCACCGGTCGCGGCCGACAGTGCGCGAGTTTACGTCGGCACCGACCGCGGCGACATTGTCGCTGTGAGCCGATCCGACGGCAATGAACTGTGGCGTTTCGCCGCCGGCAGCACCGTCTTCGCCCAGCCGCTGGCCGACCAGCTAATCTACGTCGGCACCGGCGCGGGCACCCTGTGGGCTCTCGATCCGGCCAGCGGCAGCGAAATCTGGCGCTATGACTGCGTTTCGTCAATTCACACAACTCCCGTGCTTCGAGAGAACCGCCTGATCTTCGGCGCCGATGATCGCGTAGCTTACTGCCTCAACGCGCAGGACGGGGAGCTTCTCTGGCGCTACGAAACCACCGGCATCATCCAGTCCTCGCCGATCATTGCCGGAGAGATGGTCATCCTGGCCAACAGCGCCGGATCGATCTATCAGTTCAATCTGGATGGTCAACTACTCTCTCAACTCTCCGTTAAGGGCACGATTCAAGCTCCAGCGGCCGTTATCGATGGCAAGGTCTACGTCGTGACCACGCAGCGACGGCTCTATTGCCTCGGCCGCTGAGCGCTGCTACTATTCTGCCACCTGCCAGCCAAAACTGTACAGATCCAGCCATTATGACAGCATAGCTGCCATTCTGACCACAGCCAAGCATTGAACGAATCGCCCAGCGTCATCACAAGGCATTGTAGCACAAACACTTATGTGATTCGAGAGATTTTTGGCACAGCCTCTGCTTATTAGTTGGTCGTCGAGACGATAGTCGCGACAGTGAGAACGAAAGAACAAACTTGCGAATAGCAGAGGAGGAAACACCATGTATCTCACAATCACCAAGCCGCAGAATCGCTTCGGTCTCCTGAGCACTGAGATGGACCGCATGCTGGGCGAGATCTTCAACGGATTCAACGGCAACACTATGCTTGATGCCGACTCTAACTGGACTCCCCGGGCGGATGTCCATGAAACCCCGGAAAACTTTATCGTACACCTCGATGTTCCCGGAGTCGACAAGAACGACATCAAGGTGAAGTTCGAGGACAACACGCTGACTGTGACCGGTGAGCGCAAGTACGAGTCGCGGAACGAAGAGAAGGACTTCCGCCATGTCGAGCGCACCTATGGCACCTTCACGCGCAGCCTGCGCCTGGCCAAGGACGTTGATGCGCAGAAGATCCAGGCCGCCTACAAGAACGGTGTGCTTGAGATCACGCTGCCGAAGGCCGAGGAAGTCAAGCCGAAGGAAATCGAAGTCAAGATCGGCTAAGCGTGACGGACGCACGCACAACTTGCAGTTTGAAGGCCCGTTCGGAAACGTCCGAGCGGGCTTTCTGATAGGGTCGTGGCGCAAATCGCCGCACCCCGGAATCGAAAGGAGTATCAGATTATGACAGATAAAATCATTGGTATCGACCTCGGTACGACCAACTCGTGCTTGTCCGTAATGGAAGGCAACGAGCCGGTTGTCATCCCTAATGCCGAGGGCGGCCGCACCACGCCATCAGTGGTCGGTCTTAAGGCCGGCGAACGCCTGGTCGGCCAGATTGCCAAACGGCAGGCGATCACCAACCCGCTTAACACCGTGTTCTCGGTGAAGCGGTTTATGGGACGGCAATACGACGAAGTTACCGAGGAAATCAAGAATTTCCCGTACAAAGTCAAACGTGCCGCCAACGGCTTGGCCGCGATTGAGATCGAAGGTCGGGACTACACGCCGCAGGAAATCTCGGCGATGATCCTCGGTAAACTCAAGCAAGCCGCCGAGGACTATCTCGGCCAAAAGGTGACCAAGGCCGTCATCACGGTGCCGGCGTACTTCAACGACGCCCAACGCCAGGCCACCAAGGACGCCGGCAAGATCGCCGGGCTCGAAGTGATGCGCATCATCAACGAGCCGACCGCCGCGGCGCTGGCCTATGGTCTCGACAAGAAAAAGGCGCAGAAGATCGCCGTGTTCGACCTTGGCGGCGGCACCTTCGACATCTCGATCCTCGAACTCGGGGACGGGGTGTTTGAAGTGCTCTCCACCAACGGCGACACCCACCTCGGCGGCGATGACTTCGACAAGCGCATCATCGACTGGATGGTCGCGGAATTCAAAAAGTCTGACGGCATTGATCTGTCGAAAGACCCGATGGCACTCCAGCGCCTGAAGGAAGCTGCCGAAAAGGCCAAGATCGAACTGTCGACGGTGAAGGAGACAACGATCAATCTACCGTTTGTCACGGCGGATGCCTCCGGCCCGCGCCATCTGAACCTGTCGCTGACGCGCGCCAAGTTCGAAGGCATGGTCGAGGACTTGGTCGCGCGCTGCATGAATCCGGTCAAGAAGGCCATGGCCGACGCCAAGGTGTCGAGTACCGAAATCGGTGAAGTCGTCCTGGTCGGCGGTATGACCCGCATGCCGAAAGTGGTGGAGGAAGTGGAACGCTTCTTCGGCCGCGAAGCACACAAGGGCGTGAATCCGGACGAGGTTGTCGCCATCGGCGCTGCAATTCAGGGCGGCGTCCTGGCCGGCGACGTCAAGGACGTGCTGTTGCTCGATGTGACTCCGCTGTCGCTCGGACTCGAAACGCTCGGCGGCGTCTTTACCAAGTTGATCGAACGCAACACGACCATCCCAACCAAGAAGGCACAGGTCTTCTCAACCGCTGCGGACTCGCAGACGTCGGTCGAGATTCACGTGCTGCAGGGCGAACGCGAAATGGCGCTCGACAATCGCACCATCGGCCGCTTCATTCTCGACGGCATCCCGGCCGCGCCGCGCGGCGTGCCGCAGATCGATGTCACCTTCGACATCGATGCCAACGGCATTCTCAATGTCTCGGCGCGCGATCTCGGCACCGGCAAGGTGCAGAACATTCGCATCGAGTCCTCTTCCGGGCTCTCCAAACCGGAAATCGAGAAAATGGTGCGCGATGCTGAAGCGAACGTCGAGGCCGACCGCAAGCGCAAGGCCGACGTTGAGACGAAGAACAACGCCGACCAGATGGCGTTCCAGTGCGAGAAGTTCGTCAAGGAGAGCGGCGATAAAATCGACGCTTCCGCCAAAGCGGACCTCGAACGCCAGATCGAGAAGCTGAAAGAGCTGGTCATGGGTTCTGACTTCGCCGCGATGAAGGCCGAGACCGAGCGCCTGCAAACGATCATGCAGAACGCCGCGTCACAGCTCTACCAGCAGGCGGCGCAGCAGCGCACGCAGTCAGCCCCGCCGCAGGGCGAGCCGGCTTCCGGCTCGACCCAGCAGTCGCAAGCGGGCGGGGAAGCGGTCGACGCCGACTACGAAGTCGTGAAATAACCGCGCCACGTCTGTACATCCACTGACGCCGTCGGGAGACTCTCCCGGCGGCGTTCTGCTTTCCGACCGCTGGAACTCTCGCCGCGGGATCGGTTGCATCGGGACGACCTCCACCCGCGACTTTCTCGTTGCGTGCAATTCCATGGCTTTGTATTATAGACCTATATTGGTAATATTCAATTCTGTACTATCCGCGAAGAGGAGGAGGATATGCGGACACAACCCTGGAAAATCACCGCACTCATGCTGATCAGTATCGCTCTGCTCGCAGCGTCGGCAGGCGCCTGCCCGTATTGCGGCAAGAACCGGGCGTACCTGGACTCGATGCCGACCAAACTTATGGACGGCCGCGGCAACCACCACCACCCGGTCAGCACCAACAACACCGAGGCGCAGGCCTACTTCGATCAAGGCCTGACCATGTGCTACGCCTTCAACCACGACGAGGCAATCCGCTCGTTCCGCAAAGCGGCCGCGCTTGACTCGAATCTGGCGATGGCGTACTGGGGCATCGCCTACGCACTCGGCACCAACTACAACCGCCCGATCGATTCGCTGCAGGCGGCCGGCGCGCTGGAGGCCATCAGCAAAGCCCAGCAACTGGCTCAGTATGCCCCGCAAGCTGAGCGCGACTACATCGCGGCCATGGCCAAACGCTACACCGGCGGCGCCAAGGCAGACTACGTGAAGAACGAGGTGGCCTACCGCGACGCGATGAAAGAGCTGGCTGCCAAGTACCCCGACGATATGGACGCGCTCACCATCTACGGCGAAAGCATGATGAACCTGAAGCCATGGCAATTGTGGAAGCCGGACGGCTCGCCGGAAGAGGGGACACCGGAAATCGTCGCCGCCCTGGAGAAAGTGCTTCAGCGCAATCCCGACCATCCCGGCGCCAATCATTACTACATTCACGCTGTCGAAGCTTCGCGCTATCCTGACAAGGCCCTCGCCAGCGCTCACCGTCTGGAGAATCTGGTTCCGGTCGCTGGGCATCTGGTGCACATGCCGGCGCACACCTACATCCGCACTGGCGATTACATGGGCGCCGTCGAAGCAAATCGCCGGGCCGTCCACATGGACAGCCTTTACGTCAATGAAGGCGGTGTCGGATTCTATGGGCTGGTCTACTTCCCGCACAACCTCCATTTCCTGGCTGTCTCGTCGGCGATCGCCGGCCGTTATCAGGAAGCGATGCAGGCGGTGGATCTGCTGGAGAAGAACGTCTTTCCGTACGCCAATGTCGACCCGATGATGGGCATTCTCGTACCGACGCGCTATTTCGTGCTGCTGCTGTTCAACAAGTGGGACGAGATCCTGAAGACCAATGTGCCGGATCACGGCTATGTGCTGACGCAGGCCATTCAGCGCTTTGCTCACGGCATGGCGTATGCCGCGAAGAAGGATATCAAGAAGGCCAATGCTGAATTGGCTCAGGTTCGCACGCTCACCGCGAACTTGCCGGCTGGCTGTTACTTGAGCATGAACAATGACGCCCGCAATGCCGTGCCGATCATGGTCAACATGCTCAGCGGCGCCATTGCCGAAGCGGAGGGCAAGATCGCCGACGCCGAAAAATCTCTGCGCGACGCCGTGGCGGCACAGGATTCGTTGCGCTACGACGAACCGGAGGGATGGTACTTCAATGCTCGCGAAGCCCTCGCGGCGTTGCTCCTGCGCAATGGTCGAGCTGCGGATGCCGAGAAGTTGTTCCGCGCTGAACTCGTCGCACACCCGCGCGCCGGCCGCGCCCTCTACGGACTCTGGCAGTCGCTCGAGCAACAAGGTCGTGTTGCTGATGCGCAGCACGTTCGACTGGAGTTCGAGCGCGCTTGGCGCGACGCCGATGTCGAACTGCAATTGTCCGAGCTTTGATTTCTACCCCAAAATCTATGAAGAAGCCCTGTACTGGTCAGGGCTTCTTCATTTCACCGCAGACCTCGCCACAAGCCGCACAAGACCATCAAGATAGGGCTAATATCTAAAGCAAACATTTAAGCGACTGAATTAGCCGCGAATTGTGCCAGAGTTTTAGTTGACAACTTCGCCAGTCGCCTGTATCTAAGTCGCCTGTGAGGAGTGTCGATGCGGCTTGTGATTCAGCGGGTGAAGTGGGCGCGGGTGGAAGTAGAAAGTGAAGTCGTCGGCGCTATCGATACCGGGCTCTTGGTGTTAGTCGGAGCCACTCACACGGACTCGGAGCGCGATGCCGAACTGCTGGCCGAGCGTACGGTCAATCTCCGAATCTTCCAAGACGAGCAGGACAAGATGAATTTGTCGCTGCTTGACGTTGGGGGAAGTGTCCTTGCGGTGAGTCAGTTCACCTTATATGCCGACACGCGGCGCGGGCGCCGACCGGCGTTCACCGACGCGATGGAGCCCCAATGCGCTCAGCAGATGTTTGAGCACTACAAGGCTGCGCTGGCCCGGCACGGCGTGCGTGTCGCCTCCGGCGTGTTTGGCGCACGGATGGACGTATCACTCTGTAACGAGGGACCCGTGACGATCATTCTCAATTCGGAAGAGAAGCGATCATGACGTGTATGACGGAATCAAAGCGGTTTGTTCTCAGTGTCGATCCGGCAATTCGCGCTGAGTTGGCGCGCTTGCTTGACGGCGAGATTGTGACGCTCGCCTCGGGTTCGCCGCGCCGGCGTGAAATTCTCAGGCTGGCAGGGCTTCGATGCCGCATTGTTGTCCCGGAAATTGACGAGACGTTTCCGGACGGCATCGAGCCGCGGCGCATTGCGCTCGATCTGGCGCGGCAAAAACTGGAGACGATTGCTCCCGACGGCACTCTGACGGTCGCGGCGGATACCATCGTCGTCCTCG
Proteins encoded in this window:
- the dnaK gene encoding molecular chaperone DnaK translates to MTDKIIGIDLGTTNSCLSVMEGNEPVVIPNAEGGRTTPSVVGLKAGERLVGQIAKRQAITNPLNTVFSVKRFMGRQYDEVTEEIKNFPYKVKRAANGLAAIEIEGRDYTPQEISAMILGKLKQAAEDYLGQKVTKAVITVPAYFNDAQRQATKDAGKIAGLEVMRIINEPTAAALAYGLDKKKAQKIAVFDLGGGTFDISILELGDGVFEVLSTNGDTHLGGDDFDKRIIDWMVAEFKKSDGIDLSKDPMALQRLKEAAEKAKIELSTVKETTINLPFVTADASGPRHLNLSLTRAKFEGMVEDLVARCMNPVKKAMADAKVSSTEIGEVVLVGGMTRMPKVVEEVERFFGREAHKGVNPDEVVAIGAAIQGGVLAGDVKDVLLLDVTPLSLGLETLGGVFTKLIERNTTIPTKKAQVFSTAADSQTSVEIHVLQGEREMALDNRTIGRFILDGIPAAPRGVPQIDVTFDIDANGILNVSARDLGTGKVQNIRIESSSGLSKPEIEKMVRDAEANVEADRKRKADVETKNNADQMAFQCEKFVKESGDKIDASAKADLERQIEKLKELVMGSDFAAMKAETERLQTIMQNAASQLYQQAAQQRTQSAPPQGEPASGSTQQSQAGGEAVDADYEVVK
- a CDS encoding PD40 domain-containing protein, giving the protein MLKPRFVLLIAALLVSLSGAQAQFYFGKNKVQYQPFAWKVLQTDHFRIYFYDQESGLAEIAAAAAEGSYDHLADKFNFHIFRKIPLIIYSAPTFFTQTNVTPTLLPESVAGFTEFFKGRMVVPFSGSIADFQRVVRHELVHVFTFDKIQSVMSQYRKMSYYGPPLWFTEGLAEFWSREWDSEADMVLADMALEGTLRPIHELEYLSGSFFMYKYGESFCHYVAETYGEDKLQMIFENWWKAGTFRQLFKLTVGKSLEDVGSEWVYHLKKRYFPDLKTADLPAKTTSSVTEKQFAVKPVPLNIEYRGADDWVAYKANKLGYSGIYMRSPSRGEEITLVKGERSPGFESLHLLQSRISASRDGRIAFVSKRYERDVLYIYDVFSQGIVQTFEFPRLYQLVSPSWSEDNRRLVFAGATYGGFHDLYILNLQDSSLTRLTNDIYFDTEPIFAGNDVIFASDRGNYGYEGYTNLFRFSAGDSVITPLTYGRFNDRSPSLTADGVLFSSDRGGFANIYLLDGAGQLRQVTSFATGAFDPVLAGDRLMFSGYQNFSFSIYAAPFDTTGLPTMPLPEAQYSAWNPDRLGGEESTGVLDYANEFSFDVAQSAIAYDAVYGTIGGFQAVFSDMLGDKLYYILLSNTADTKNDLLKSFNFGVTYINKTHRINYGVGAYHLFDEHYDDYEGYYDERQSGVQGLVSYPLSKFSRVETSAFLRHSFKEKPLFRESRHAILMTNYASVVHDNSLWDISGPIDGIRANATVGLTTDFYSGKFFNRLMFVDLRNYLRIRKYSAFATRAFGFWSAGDEPQRIYLGGSWSLRGYERREFYARKVLLLSNELRFPLIDNLFIGFPFGRMGFQAIRGALFADVGTGWNDEFERFYGSFGAGARVALGYMAVLRFDLSKKTNFDTFEPGLKFDFFFGWNF
- a CDS encoding PQQ-binding-like beta-propeller repeat protein, with protein sequence MYRRLLLFVCALAVIAGCAPRFSTFKNTAPATGFVQHRVNASGNAVLESGAVAIDTILFERKLNGGMAAQVVGNQQFLVVPTFNKRIYFLNPSTGREITSLETESAVGSAAAVQHELIYFAEESGSDQVTCFNLVNGKKVWSLKVVDPPGPPIISGDELFITSRIGKVICANRWTGVVQWEQDLHCHFYAPVAADSARVYVGTDRGDIVAVSRSDGNELWRFAAGSTVFAQPLADQLIYVGTGAGTLWALDPASGSEIWRYDCVSSIHTTPVLRENRLIFGADDRVAYCLNAQDGELLWRYETTGIIQSSPIIAGEMVILANSAGSIYQFNLDGQLLSQLSVKGTIQAPAAVIDGKVYVVTTQRRLYCLGR
- a CDS encoding Hsp20/alpha crystallin family protein, whose protein sequence is MYLTITKPQNRFGLLSTEMDRMLGEIFNGFNGNTMLDADSNWTPRADVHETPENFIVHLDVPGVDKNDIKVKFEDNTLTVTGERKYESRNEEKDFRHVERTYGTFTRSLRLAKDVDAQKIQAAYKNGVLEITLPKAEEVKPKEIEVKIG
- a CDS encoding D-tyrosyl-tRNA(Tyr) deacylase, with product MRLVIQRVKWARVEVESEVVGAIDTGLLVLVGATHTDSERDAELLAERTVNLRIFQDEQDKMNLSLLDVGGSVLAVSQFTLYADTRRGRRPAFTDAMEPQCAQQMFEHYKAALARHGVRVASGVFGARMDVSLCNEGPVTIILNSEEKRS